TTGATGTTCGAAGGATACTTTTCGTTTTGTTGTGGTCTGCTCTTATTTCGTTATCGTATATTGCACAGGTTTTGTATATTCTTACTTTTGCCTTTTTATTCATATAGGTGTTCCAGAAGACGTCCCGAAATGAGCCTGATATTCGGCTGGCTTTGTTTGCTTGGTTTTTTACTTCCTTTATTCTATTTTGATATGATCTTGCTCTATTGCATTATTACAAGTCTGCAAATCACAGGCTTTTTAGATATAACgacaattttattgaaatcaaaTTGAGTTTCCTTGTCGAATTCCGATTAGTGTTTATATTTCCTCTGTCAGTCTTTGATCAATTAGTATGTGAGTATGAGGtttagttattttataatatctaTTATCGTTTTTGGCACATCTTTCCGTTTTAGAATATCTACTACGTTGTTTAATTTTACCCTGTCAAACGCATTAGTAAGGTCTAGAAAACACATAAATACAGGTTTTCCTTATTCTCTACTACTTACCTGATTATGAAGATGGCATCCACGGTTATCTATTTTTCCTGACCCCTATTATTGTCCCTTCCATAAATATGGTTATGCTCCTGCATTCATTAGGGATTTCTTTAGTTACTATTTTATTGAAGCGCTTTGTAAGTTTTGCTAATAATTGTTGTCCTCCATATTTCAATAACATATTTATGTATCTAACCCGAGTGATTTGgtgtttttaatctttttttggtATATTTTCGTCCTCTTTTTCTGGGGCTCGTGTACAATTGCTCAAAATTATACAAAGCAGCTATACAAGAAGGGTACAAGTTTCATTCAACTGGAAAACCTACCTACTAGTTGTttgacagaaaaaaaaatcacttcaaaTCTTGGTCACGGATGGAACGGGCTAGATCTGGAAGGCAAGGAAAACTAATCCAAAACTACTAATATAAGTATACTGGTGGAATCAATGTAAAGAAGAACTATCTGACAAAATTCAGATCTCAAAAAATTTAGGGCAACTTGAAAAGGAAGTTGAAAACCTAATGGTTGACTTCCAACAAGTACAACATAGTTTACTTCGACAAAGATCGGCGCCTATAGACCAATTTCATTACTTCCGAGTTTATctaaacttattaaaaaatcatttccgaAATGTTTAACCTCAACACTAGAAACAAGAAGAGCTATATAAGATCAAATGCATAAAATCACCAACGTTACTGAAAAAGCattagaagaaaagaaaatatatgcGAAATTTTTCTTGATGTAGAATAAGCATTTGATAAAGTCTGGTACCAACAGCTTATAACCACACTAAAAGTTGTAATACCAAAATAGTATGTATGACTATGAATTGTTGAgtgattatattaaaaatatgtagtTCAGAGTTAAacttgaaaatgaatattccAAAATTGTTCATGAGAAATCCACCCCAATCATCTAAACCGGTGACTGCTACCTTCGCAGATGATACTCCACTACTTATTGtggataaaattttaaagaacatTGAAGAAGTTCTCAATAAACTTCAGGTCGCATTACATCAAATTAACTCATGaaataacttgaaaataaaaaaatttttaaagggaagaaaaaattagaacATCCCTTGAAGACAATTAATAACAATGACATTTCATATGCAAATACTGCCAAGTATTTAGACATAACCTTGAAAGCAAAATTACGATGGCAAGAGCAcgtaaaatagaagaagattgaattagaactaaaatatAGGACAATGTATTGGCGCAAGAGTAAACAATCTGTGCTGACAATGAATAATAGATTACTGATTTATGAGCAAGCTATTAAGCGACATTGCAAATGCGCCTTGGTACATACGGAATAGCAACCTCCACAAAGATCTTGGGGTAATCACGGTGAAAAAAGAGATTCAGAAATACGATCTCTGGCATGATCAAAAACTTCATCATATCAATGAGAAAGCCACTGAACTCTTGGTCAACAACCAGCTAACTGTTTAATAGCAATCAGGAAACTGGAGAAACTAGGGAGTAAAACTctagtttaattttaagtttagtaaagttgggttaaaaaaaattgctcaTTAGTCAACAGACTAATTGTAATATTATGCGCTCTACGTTAGAAAAAGAGATCTTTTAACTTCCTGACAAAAAAAAGTAAGATTTGCAAACCATGCTTTGGTGATTATTTCTAAATAGCGCTTCAATTTACTTGGAAGCATATACTACGTTACCAAAACTTTCATACACAGCTCATTGTGGTCATTCTTTACCGTGTCACTAGTGGAAGGCACAAAAGTTCTTTTCCTAAGTCCTCTGagtttgttaattttgagTCGTTTTCGGAGGACCTCCTAGGAGGTCGACTACCAGGTGTTGTGCCATCTTTTTGGTCTTCCTGGTAGACGGCTTCCTGCTGATTTTTCCTCCATTGCTACACGCGGTAAAATATGCTCGCCCATTCTCTTTTTTGCTGTCTGCTCCAGTACAACATCCTGTATCCCGCATAATTCCcgaatgttaatatttttttttgcctcTTCTCGTTTTGCCTACGATAATTCTTAAAGTCTTCATTTCAGCAACCTTTTCAAACCTGATAAAAAAACTGTCGACTTTGCATGATAACTTAAAAATCCTAAATAACATACAGATATAAAGTTGCATTGATGTGCATGGTTGGTTATATTTGCGTTAAGATAATGAAGTCACAGCTTAGGTAGCACGAATACCTAGCACTAAAACGTTTATGGCATCAAAGTTTTTACCCAACGTTTAAATATTACACGCTTGGCCatttattttgaacaaaatttcaaaccaagatgtaaaaaatataaatttttgtgtaTTACGTGACAATTCTTTCTTACAGGAAACCCAAAATTAGAAATACGCGCTTTAGAAcaacaaataataatgaattacgATCCGATTAACATAAGAGACCTCCTGGTTAAAATAACGATGAAAAATTCAAATCGACCGGTTTGGAAATTAAATCCAAAATGGGAGTTACCAATTCCTCTACAAAGTGTCATCGTCAGTTTACAAAGGGgtatacttaatttttaattgttcattttcaagaaataaaatttaatataattttttaggaTTTCTACAAGATTACGCTTTTATACTTTTGGCAAAATCAAGAGAACTAATAATCGCAAAAGATTGGTCAACATCTCTTCTGTTATTAAAAGCTTTAGAATCGGAAATAAAAGATTGCAATTCGGATACATCTCAAATGAATAAACTCGCCAAGTTATTAACCTGGGAAATTTTATTAGTGGAAGTAACGCAATTATTAGAAGAATGTCCAGCACCACAAATTGATAAACAAGCTTTAGCGACCgcttgtaaaaattgtttggaaaCAAACGATTCGATTTTACCCCGAACAGAGGTCATAGAACAATGCGTTCTTTGCCTATTAAATTTAGGTTATTGGGACTTTTTATACGCACTTGATAAACGCGTCAGTTACTTTGAATTTGCTAAAGCGATTATTTCGGCTTgtcaagaattaaataaatttaagggGGAAAAAGAGAAACGATTTCCTAAAGATTTATGGGATCTTagtaagttaatttttgaaatataagtagggtttaaaaatttttttgtagcatTACCagcttttatttcatcatcttcttcATCTCAAACGAAACGTTCAGCGTCCGGTTCTTCGGTTGTCGTACATCGAGATTCGcctataaataatacaaaaaatattattttatcgttttttacGAGATTAAGAGATGGAACTGCTTTGAGAGTTGTAATTTCTTTGTTGGCGAAGCTTCATAATATTTTGAGAGATGAAGCCCCTTTGGAGTTAAATACGgagtatattaatttttggccAAGCGTTGTAAGcaagtaagtaaaaaaaatctttgtttttaattaaacttttttaataattttatttcattttagtcCCTTACAATACAGTAGTGAAACTGTAACGGAAGTTTTATCTCAAATTGTTGAACaagctttaaaattttaccCCCATAATCTATCTTGGTTAAGATTAATGGGTGATATAAATTTTGCAACGGAAAAATACGAACACgctttaaattattatttaaaatcattaataacgGCATACGAATACTTCATAATTCCAATTCGTTCGGACGATTTTCTATTTCGTCGCATGATAAAAAGTAGCGCCTCTTTGGGTTGTTACACGCAAGCGGCTGTTTTATGCCAGTTTTTAGAAAATCCAGATTATTTGTCGGCGTTTCATTATTTATCCGAACAAAAATCGTGTAATGATGCAGTGGATGCgtattacaattatttttgggATACAAATATATTGGAATATCTAATACATACACATAACAAAAAAGGAGAGTTTCAAAGAAGGAAACGAGCCATTGAAAGTATTGGATTATTGGAATTGAACTCGAataataatgaagaaattgtaaGAGAGGCGAGTAACTATAGAAAAACCACGTTTTTAAGAGCTTTATGTAAACAATAcgtacattaaaatttatttttatggttGAATTGAATTGTTTTGATATCTTAAATCCAAGTTTCAATCATAGACATTTTTGACCTATtgtattatttgtattttttcttttacatcGGAGTTAAAGTGACAGGAAGGTACAATTTACATTTACGAAGGATCGAACCGGATGAAATTCATTCTGACTTCAcagaatgaattttataccGGCGAGAATTTTACCGAGATAACCGACGCCATCTCGGTGTCGGAGACCGGAATTGGATGAACTGGAGGCGCTGGAAAGATGGATGAGAATTTATGAGTTAGATTTGGTAGGGGGAAAAATGTTGAAGGATAAATTGGAGGACTAACAGGGACTAACATAAATAGGGAGGTGAAAGTCGAAGATGTAGTAATAAAACTACAACTCAAAACAGGGGACGGAGACTGTAATAGCTGAGGAACAGATACCAAATCAATGTAATTGTTAAAGAAAGAGTAGCTGACGTGAGGATGTGAGAAGAAAAGTGTTAACGAGGCTGGAACAAAAGGAATTGAAGATCAACAGATTGGTAATCCAGAGAGATTCGAaaaagaatatgaaaattgttaaaaaaacacGTTTGAGGACTGGACGGTGAGAGTGCGTAATATGACAAGACCAAAAATTATAATGTGTGATGTGGAAAAGAAAATGTAGGAAGGCCAATGCTAGAAGAAATATGGAAGAAGAATGTGAATGATGGTGAGCTGAGAATAACCTGGGAAGAGTTTAAAAAGGATGTGTGAAGGTGATTTTCAAGACGGGGAGGAAGGATAGGAATTTAACAAACTATGTAGTAGAGGTGACGAGGGAGAACTCCATTGAGTTAGTTCAATGTAGAGGTGTTACAAATGTCAGGAACATGTTTTGCAGCCACTGCGGAAAAAAAAGGGCATGGATATAAAGAGTACACAAGGAAGGAATGATAAGTTGAGAGGAAGGGAATCCAGACATTTAAGCAGGGATAAGTACTGCGGAGAACACCAGGCAGCCATTGA
This genomic stretch from Onthophagus taurus isolate NC chromosome 7, IU_Otau_3.0, whole genome shotgun sequence harbors:
- the LOC111413186 gene encoding integrator complex subunit 8 translates to MDVDLLRPGTVPINPETVLWFEFLLNKELLLQHLQKSNPDPSPIELINKFTIAVFESFKNEARRVEMEGVEGINVPLNENNPDIPNRYSKKNIALKILSLKVAAYIKWNIVSLMALPFKIQVSVLQDLIYFTHNHISVELPNLEEHNPHTISPQHKFSLVIYYRWLICLSMRRVFCQMPPPRPNGEMTMEENYFCTEENIQRCIQFLVESLSWEKSPPMLNYECFVMLSEDTDDIEHTWDQAEQISKYEYDAQIHYELGCFFFYKENYDLAKNHFKSAMDCYRFVKTSTGFMYFNVEELQGYLMACQASPEESNKNLLHLFSICVANHYMGIVNILVEDNKYREIPLPYRINLELDIQSALSSGKFTVARDLLPKIHALNTIRCIIDEKGLHKYMHITERNQEFLIWAAAAVWDFSSVFEKQSIAAYFAQLSVSNKMPEFLKKFRSQEIFRDIAHNPILFEFEEHSADIKIPSLLENSSWDYPELTSKRNPKLEIRALEQQIIMNYDPINIRDLLVKITMKNSNRPVWKLNPKWELPIPLQSVIVSLQRGFLQDYAFILLAKSRELIIAKDWSTSLLLLKALESEIKDCNSDTSQMNKLAKLLTWEILLVEVTQLLEECPAPQIDKQALATACKNCLETNDSILPRTEVIEQCVLCLLNLGYWDFLYALDKRVSYFEFAKAIISACQELNKFKGEKEKRFPKDLWDLTLPAFISSSSSSQTKRSASGSSVVVHRDSPINNTKNIILSFFTRLRDGTALRVVISLLAKLHNILRDEAPLELNTEYINFWPSVVSNPLQYSSETVTEVLSQIVEQALKFYPHNLSWLRLMGDINFATEKYEHALNYYLKSLITAYEYFIIPIRSDDFLFRRMIKSSASLGCYTQAAVLCQFLENPDYLSAFHYLSEQKSCNDAVDAYYNYFWDTNILEYLIHTHNKKGEFQRRKRAIESIGLLELNSNNNEEIVREASNYRKTTFLRALCKQYVH